Proteins encoded by one window of Xylella fastidiosa:
- a CDS encoding DUF6216 family protein — MDYVDILSEKTITILIFICLLVFSAIYISWRVNSFYPIHMRLLRLFISKSDIEDAVISKHLSNQAALITFRMAFGIQSHTLRDAKKVANFAESKNISLNLIGKAGAAFDLNTCSINKKKVPKRISCVLLFILSMILIFAALMSGVFATSNRLLGQLNETGTWILLSENEAKIGSSFFNLLGRNETINIQNCNAKEIVTEKRLNNRDHQIICGIWNSASIKKSLQKSINGQQKALIILMIVLLWFFIDLINTTKNWYCAIQLNSILGSKS, encoded by the coding sequence GTGGATTATGTAGATATATTGTCAGAAAAAACGATAACGATACTAATCTTTATATGTTTACTCGTTTTTTCTGCTATCTATATCTCTTGGCGAGTAAACTCTTTCTACCCTATTCATATGCGCTTACTACGCTTATTTATCAGCAAGAGTGATATTGAGGACGCAGTTATCAGCAAACACTTATCGAATCAAGCGGCTTTAATTACTTTTCGTATGGCTTTTGGTATTCAGTCTCATACCTTGCGTGATGCAAAAAAAGTAGCAAATTTCGCAGAAAGTAAAAATATATCATTGAATCTTATTGGGAAAGCGGGTGCAGCATTTGATCTGAATACGTGCAGCATCAACAAGAAAAAAGTACCAAAGAGAATTTCATGTGTTTTATTATTCATACTCTCAATGATTTTAATCTTTGCAGCACTCATGTCTGGAGTATTCGCAACAAGCAATCGTCTTTTGGGTCAACTAAATGAAACAGGCACTTGGATTTTATTATCTGAGAATGAAGCGAAAATCGGATCTTCTTTTTTTAATTTACTTGGAAGAAATGAAACTATAAATATACAAAATTGCAACGCTAAAGAGATCGTTACAGAAAAAAGACTCAATAACAGAGACCATCAAATCATTTGCGGCATATGGAATAGTGCATCCATAAAAAAGTCACTCCAGAAAAGTATCAACGGGCAGCAGAAAGCCCTGATTATTTTGATGATAGTACTCCTTTGGTTCTTTATAGACTTAATCAACACCACAAAAAATTGGTATTGTGCAATTCAACTAAATTCCATATTGGGCAGTAAATCATAA
- a CDS encoding energy transducer TonB family protein: MDAVNTAQIRERQRLNTTLVLSILIHLALILGVGFAVTDKAPLVPTLDVIFSQTSTPLTPKQADFLAQANQQGGGDQDKAQRPRDSQPGVIPQEQVGIAPQTQRATQARAPEPIQPNVITSRYGKQPLPVQQTRLQDRHSQPNPTDAKREQRNAEMARLAAEVNLRSEEYAKRPTRKFISASTREYAYANYLRAWVDRAERVGNLNYPDEARRRRLSGRVIITVGIRRDGSVDSSRVLISSGSPLLDAAALRIVQLAQPFPPLPKTQDNVDILHVTRTWLFLPAGSLHDNH; encoded by the coding sequence ATGGATGCGGTCAATACAGCCCAAATCCGGGAACGTCAACGTCTGAACACAACACTGGTTCTGTCGATTCTCATACACCTTGCGCTGATTCTAGGAGTAGGCTTCGCAGTCACCGACAAAGCTCCCTTAGTCCCCACCCTGGATGTCATCTTTAGCCAAACAAGTACCCCACTGACGCCCAAGCAAGCTGATTTTCTAGCTCAAGCTAACCAGCAAGGCGGCGGAGATCAAGATAAAGCGCAACGCCCGCGCGACAGCCAACCTGGCGTGATACCCCAAGAGCAAGTGGGAATCGCCCCACAAACACAACGCGCAACACAAGCACGCGCACCAGAACCAATCCAACCGAACGTCATCACCAGCCGTTATGGCAAACAACCGCTTCCAGTACAGCAAACACGTCTTCAAGATCGACATTCACAGCCTAACCCCACCGATGCAAAACGTGAACAACGGAATGCAGAGATGGCACGCTTAGCTGCTGAAGTAAACCTACGCTCAGAAGAGTATGCCAAGCGCCCAACTCGCAAATTTATCTCAGCCAGCACACGCGAATACGCTTATGCAAACTACCTGCGTGCATGGGTTGATCGTGCCGAACGAGTCGGCAATCTGAACTACCCGGACGAGGCACGGCGACGTCGGCTCAGCGGCCGTGTGATTATCACTGTGGGCATACGCCGTGATGGCAGCGTAGATAGCAGCAGAGTACTGATTTCTAGCGGCTCCCCACTGCTGGATGCGGCCGCATTACGCATCGTCCAACTAGCACAACCATTCCCGCCACTTCCCAAGACACAAGACAATGTCGACATCCTACATGTGACCCGCACTTGGCTATTCCTACCTGCCGGCAGCTTGCATGACAATCACTGA
- the gshB gene encoding glutathione synthase produces MPLDVVVVMDPITGIKIAKDTTFALLLEAQRRSHRLHYVHPGSLSLNEGRTFAQTAPLQVRDNKTDWYTLGEFSETQLGQGQIILMRKDPPVNAEFIYDTQLLSIAQAAGAQVINHPQGLRDLNEKIAAQLFPQCCPPTLISRDMRALKMFVQKQEQAILKPLDGMGGHSIFRSSNGDPNLNVILETLTDGGRTLAIAQRYLQQIIEGDKRILLIDGVPIDHCLARIPQGDEFRGNMAAGGRGESRPLNERDRWIAAQVGPEMRRRGMRFVGIDVIGDYLTEINVTSPTCLRELDAQCGLNIAGQLFDAIETGG; encoded by the coding sequence ATGCCGTTGGACGTCGTTGTTGTGATGGACCCCATCACAGGTATCAAAATCGCCAAAGACACCACCTTTGCATTGCTGCTGGAGGCGCAGCGTCGCAGCCATCGCCTTCATTATGTGCACCCTGGTAGCCTCAGCTTAAATGAGGGGCGTACCTTCGCGCAAACCGCACCGCTTCAAGTACGCGACAACAAGACCGACTGGTACACCTTGGGGGAGTTCAGCGAGACTCAACTCGGCCAAGGGCAAATAATCCTGATGCGTAAAGATCCTCCAGTCAATGCTGAATTCATCTACGACACACAGTTGCTTAGTATCGCCCAAGCCGCTGGTGCTCAAGTGATTAACCACCCACAGGGCCTACGCGATCTCAACGAGAAAATAGCCGCGCAGCTATTCCCACAATGTTGCCCACCAACTCTTATTAGCCGTGATATGAGAGCACTGAAGATGTTTGTTCAGAAGCAAGAGCAAGCGATTCTCAAGCCACTAGACGGGATGGGTGGGCATTCGATATTTCGCAGTAGCAACGGCGACCCCAATCTCAATGTGATCCTGGAAACGTTGACAGATGGCGGACGCACACTGGCAATAGCGCAACGCTATCTGCAACAAATTATCGAAGGCGACAAACGCATCCTACTGATTGACGGAGTCCCTATAGACCATTGTTTGGCTAGAATCCCACAAGGTGACGAATTCCGCGGCAACATGGCTGCTGGAGGCCGCGGTGAGAGCCGCCCCCTCAACGAACGCGACCGCTGGATCGCCGCTCAAGTCGGGCCAGAGATGCGACGCCGTGGCATGCGTTTTGTCGGAATCGACGTGATCGGCGACTACTTGACTGAGATAAACGTCACAAGCCCCACCTGCCTACGCGAATTAGACGCACAGTGCGGCCTGAACATCGCTGGACAACTGTTCGATGCAATTGAAACTGGAGGCTGA
- a CDS encoding response regulator has product MIKSVASGKELAGLRVMVIDDSKTIRRTAETLLKREGCEVVTAIDGFEALAKIADQKSQIIFVDIMMPRLDGYQTCALIKNNNLFKSTPVIMLSSKDGLFDKARGRVVGSEQYLTKPFTREELLSAIRTYVNPLKLAV; this is encoded by the coding sequence ATGATTAAAAGTGTTGCTAGCGGCAAGGAACTCGCAGGTCTTAGGGTGATGGTCATTGATGACTCAAAAACCATAAGACGTACCGCTGAAACGCTTCTTAAGCGTGAAGGGTGTGAGGTGGTTACCGCTATTGATGGCTTTGAAGCCTTAGCGAAAATTGCTGATCAGAAGTCGCAGATTATTTTTGTCGATATTATGATGCCGCGCTTGGATGGTTATCAAACTTGCGCGTTGATAAAAAACAATAACTTGTTTAAGTCGACTCCAGTGATCATGCTTTCTTCTAAAGATGGCTTATTCGATAAGGCGCGCGGTCGTGTGGTTGGTTCCGAACAATATCTGACCAAACCTTTTACACGCGAGGAGTTGTTAAGTGCCATCCGTACATATGTTAATCCTTTAAAATTAGCTGTTTAA
- a CDS encoding chemotaxis protein CheW, with amino-acid sequence MRFPFDILDDYERRSLLHSMQLPEKPFSVDIWRGVGYRIGSRNLVSDFSEVVQIVPMPTVTLVPGAQPWLLGVGNLRGSLLPVIDLKQFLEGQRTVLREGQRVLIMRLGIDNAALVIDDLYGQRSFSLSNAIEIGDLAQGRYAHFIERVFLVDGQSWCVFSLSLLSRTPEFRQAAA; translated from the coding sequence ATGCGTTTCCCATTCGATATTCTTGATGATTACGAACGGCGTAGTCTCTTACACAGCATGCAGTTGCCTGAAAAGCCTTTTTCGGTCGATATTTGGCGCGGTGTTGGCTATCGTATTGGAAGCAGAAACTTAGTATCTGACTTTAGTGAGGTTGTTCAGATTGTCCCAATGCCTACGGTGACATTAGTGCCGGGTGCTCAGCCTTGGTTGTTAGGCGTAGGTAATTTGAGAGGTAGTCTATTACCTGTGATTGATCTTAAACAGTTTTTGGAAGGACAGCGTACCGTATTACGTGAGGGGCAGCGTGTCCTCATCATGCGCTTAGGGATTGATAATGCAGCACTGGTTATCGATGACCTCTATGGACAGCGTAGTTTTTCATTGAGTAATGCCATCGAGATCGGTGATCTCGCCCAAGGGCGTTATGCTCATTTTATTGAACGTGTGTTTTTGGTTGACGGCCAGTCCTGGTGCGTGTTCTCGCTTTCGCTGCTATCGCGGACACCTGAATTTAGACAGGCTGCTGCCTGA
- a CDS encoding methyl-accepting chemotaxis protein, with product MGSSPNVRNSQKFDGPSTNFWIGLFLLSMIVFSANIGVATWQGRRLAGASADVANLQVLSQQLVSQGREAVAGDSKAFSNFKEIKSKIEDTVKKLEARYNNESSVSDALFQLKNTWEPLSKNAKQLIDSESATLVLASNADRFVSNVPQLQAQLNEVVRAMTASGAPPSQFYNTLQQVVVAGTMARRVAEMRASGVGAAAAGDALARDSVMFTRMLEGLRNGNQELGISPVRNDATLSALTKSQSLWITMKKDVDNILATSHQLFAAQSSVDALVNGSGKLLEDSNKLFNAFSTFGVGSVRDKRIFPNFWLTVIFGLLSVVSIVGLAWSTVISRSREQERRYQAQVEFNSRNQQAIMRLLEEIISIGEGDLTVKASVTEEMTGAIADAINCAVDELRQLVATINTTSAKVAVSAHETQTTAMRLAEAAGHQANQITTVSERISEIAASIEQVSRNSAESAEVAQRSVVIAAEGAGVVRETIQGMDQIRDQIQETSKRIKRLGESSQEIGSIVELINDISEQTNILALNAAVQAASAGEAGRGFAIVADEVQRLAERTSSATRRIESLVRAIQVDTNEAVSSMEQTTAEVVSGARLAEDAGTALIEIEHVSNTLNHLIKNISIAAHQQAAAATDITQTMGVIRQITSQTSQGAGKTAESIGRLAGLAAELRRSAANFKLPA from the coding sequence ATGGGTAGCTCCCCGAATGTCCGCAACAGCCAAAAGTTTGACGGCCCGAGTACCAACTTTTGGATTGGTTTGTTCTTATTGTCGATGATTGTATTTAGCGCCAATATCGGTGTGGCAACTTGGCAAGGCAGGCGGCTTGCTGGGGCCAGTGCCGATGTGGCTAACTTGCAGGTGTTGTCGCAGCAGTTGGTTAGTCAGGGGCGCGAAGCGGTCGCTGGAGATTCAAAAGCGTTTTCCAATTTTAAGGAAATCAAAAGCAAGATTGAAGATACTGTCAAGAAGCTTGAGGCCCGCTATAACAATGAAAGTTCGGTTTCTGATGCTTTGTTCCAACTGAAAAATACTTGGGAGCCCTTGAGTAAGAATGCAAAGCAGTTAATTGATAGCGAATCGGCAACATTGGTTTTAGCGAGTAACGCTGATCGCTTCGTGAGTAATGTGCCTCAGCTTCAGGCACAATTAAACGAGGTGGTACGTGCGATGACTGCTAGTGGCGCGCCACCCTCGCAGTTCTACAATACACTGCAGCAGGTAGTAGTGGCCGGCACTATGGCGCGGCGTGTCGCTGAGATGCGTGCTTCCGGGGTTGGGGCAGCCGCAGCCGGCGATGCGCTGGCGCGGGATTCTGTGATGTTCACAAGGATGCTGGAAGGTTTGCGCAATGGCAATCAGGAGTTAGGGATATCCCCTGTTCGCAATGATGCCACGCTGTCAGCACTGACAAAGTCGCAGTCCCTGTGGATAACAATGAAAAAGGACGTTGATAATATCCTGGCGACTTCGCATCAACTATTTGCTGCGCAATCTTCTGTCGATGCATTGGTGAATGGCTCAGGTAAATTATTGGAGGACAGTAATAAATTATTTAATGCGTTTTCGACATTTGGGGTTGGCTCGGTACGTGATAAACGTATTTTCCCCAATTTCTGGCTCACTGTGATATTTGGGTTGCTGTCTGTAGTGTCGATTGTTGGTCTGGCCTGGAGTACGGTGATTTCCCGATCACGTGAACAAGAGCGGCGTTATCAAGCTCAGGTGGAGTTTAATAGCCGTAACCAGCAGGCAATCATGCGATTGCTGGAAGAGATTATTTCCATAGGTGAAGGTGATCTAACCGTGAAGGCTTCGGTCACCGAGGAAATGACTGGGGCGATAGCCGACGCGATTAACTGTGCTGTTGATGAACTGCGTCAATTGGTCGCCACGATCAATACTACTTCGGCTAAGGTTGCGGTATCGGCGCATGAAACTCAAACCACTGCGATGCGCTTGGCGGAGGCCGCAGGCCATCAAGCCAATCAAATCACCACAGTCTCAGAGCGAATTAGCGAGATTGCGGCTAGTATCGAACAGGTGTCACGCAACTCCGCAGAATCGGCAGAAGTAGCGCAGCGTTCTGTTGTGATTGCAGCAGAGGGTGCTGGTGTAGTCCGTGAAACTATCCAGGGCATGGACCAAATCCGCGATCAGATCCAGGAAACCTCAAAACGTATCAAGCGTCTGGGTGAGTCGTCTCAAGAGATTGGTTCAATCGTAGAATTAATTAACGATATTTCTGAACAGACCAATATTTTGGCGCTTAATGCAGCAGTGCAAGCAGCTTCTGCTGGCGAAGCAGGACGTGGTTTCGCCATTGTTGCCGATGAAGTCCAGCGTTTAGCTGAACGCACCTCTAGTGCAACCCGTCGCATCGAGAGTTTGGTACGGGCAATTCAGGTTGACACTAACGAGGCTGTTAGCTCAATGGAGCAGACGACTGCTGAAGTAGTATCTGGCGCGCGCTTGGCTGAAGATGCAGGTACTGCATTGATTGAGATTGAACACGTATCTAACACGCTTAACCATTTAATTAAAAACATTTCCATTGCTGCTCATCAACAAGCAGCTGCTGCTACTGACATCACTCAAACGATGGGTGTAATTCGCCAAATTACTTCTCAGACCTCACAAGGTGCTGGGAAGACTGCTGAATCGATCGGTCGTTTAGCTGGGTTGGCTGCTGAATTGCGTCGATCAGCAGCCAACTTCAAATTGCCAGCTTGA
- a CDS encoding Hpt domain-containing protein → MNALRDAMSHAVLGWVKPDLDEALGQARQEIELFVENPVDTSRILSCADYLHQVQGTLRMLELYAPAMVAEEMERLAKVMQVDGVNDREEACAVLMRGTLLLPDYLERLQNGHRDIPIVLLPLLNEIRAARGESRLNENVLFAFDPEVRNATEVELDHARSSLTGCNRQLLDTAASAVKEELLRVKEALDLYLRIGGDVTDLRTQITVLSSVADTLAMMGLGMAGSLVLQQRDALLRIVESDEKADEALLLEIAGALLHVDASLDNQVANLGAETDADVVLANAETRRTLDVLAHEAISNFTAARECFIAFIESNWDQARLLKVPGLLSEVGGALSILELSQAASYLEGVRRYIECELITKRRVPAARQLDTLADAMASLEYYLEALRERRPGREDILEITRNSLEALSYWPIPAEEGDSVGSQQSTDVLTLSAVATESMSPNEALPELTVVEDGTVTFQEAVSELLTLVEPESADIFDASLGEPMQPIVTDLYEGDRRSELPTESMPDDETVIQSIPTVVAPLSSGGFEDDVGVIIDSDIRDVFLEELDEEQGNLRRLLTIWGTAPDDMDSLRQIRRVFHTLKGSGRLVGALTLGHFAWKIENLINRVLDGSRAASPAVVALVERACEVVLPEMNAALRGKASISTDLEATQALIDLVASGEEAFYTSPDSIADDSATLKLVPQLIEGGAPFFVDSVLREILEAEIANHLDTIKDWLNTAAGQSYSVNESLLRAVHTLNGAFAMTKMPEITQVMQSAETYIKRLLTKHQKASVEGVGVLSAMATAIADTLTALRSDSPRIPSFVSLVSCLSELVTTMPDGGQSQQQYFESVAEQNLESVPEQTQDVSLSNDVLTDVYDLSVNLDVLEPLSAVVEPEKHIVDRPQHEVAHQYNNVAASTMSDVVAADSNLDVAAHQYDLVSGNESPADELGLLAFDEPAFELVDLFVEESSDLLDHCDNLLAKLHEAPQDRELLVGLQRDLHTLKGGARMAGINAIGDLGHSIESMLESVMADYIMLNRDDMRLLEYSFDYLHQMLTQTRQHRVVTMPSDLVATLKARTQGATHDGMSNFGEVAELSLIADVSSNTLLDKESQVLPDTPAILPPLSLPIPLEGQDEDSSLERLVQEQVRVRADLLDRLVNHAGEVAIYRSQLEQRLSAFRNAMSELGRTNTRLRDQLRRLDLETEAQIVARYQHEKSLVSRDFDPLELDRFSTLQQLSRALNESAADLTGLQGVLDELARQYDGLLQQQFRVSSELQDGLMRARMVPFNSILPRLRRVVRQAEADTNKHVHLVLEGTHGELDRNVIDRMVAPLEHMLRNAVAHGLEMPEKRRAAGKADEGKITIQLQREGSEILLKVSDDGAGLDRDAIQRRAKQRGLIPIDVNLSDAELDGIIFTSGFTTYDEVNQLAGRGVGMDVVRSEVSQLGGSVSINSVRGHGVTFTLRLPQTLAVTQAVFIRIGQSTFAVPVASVIGIGRIAHERYKSDHESYHYDGEQYVLYDLGFLIGQPGIHADRQQVPLLLVRTGDLRVAVAVDEVLGNREIVVKPVGLQIASVPGIYGATITGDGCVIVILDLAPLVRRYLNQPIHLEVEEAPVTQSQMPLVMVVDDSLTMRKVTSRVLERHNFSVSVARDGIEALELLEERIPDLMLLDIEMPRMDGYELVAAMRADDRFKSIPILMITSRSGDKHRQRAFEIGVQRYLGKPYQEFDLMKNVYDLLGVVRVRE, encoded by the coding sequence ATGAACGCACTTCGTGATGCGATGAGCCATGCTGTGCTTGGCTGGGTAAAGCCTGATCTAGATGAAGCTTTGGGCCAAGCACGCCAGGAGATTGAGTTATTCGTTGAGAACCCTGTAGACACTAGTCGGATACTTTCTTGCGCTGATTACCTGCATCAGGTGCAGGGTACCTTGCGAATGCTTGAATTATATGCTCCCGCAATGGTGGCCGAGGAAATGGAACGGCTAGCTAAGGTGATGCAAGTCGATGGAGTCAATGATCGCGAGGAAGCCTGTGCAGTACTGATGCGCGGCACTCTATTGCTGCCTGATTACCTGGAACGCTTGCAGAACGGTCATCGTGATATTCCAATTGTTCTTCTGCCTCTGCTTAACGAGATCCGTGCTGCGCGTGGCGAATCAAGATTGAATGAGAATGTGTTATTTGCTTTCGACCCTGAGGTGCGCAATGCCACTGAGGTTGAACTTGATCATGCACGTAGCAGTCTGACTGGATGTAATCGCCAACTGTTGGATACAGCTGCCAGTGCAGTCAAGGAAGAGTTGCTCCGAGTCAAAGAAGCTTTGGATCTGTATCTGCGTATCGGTGGCGATGTTACTGATTTAAGGACGCAGATTACCGTACTGAGTAGTGTTGCTGATACTTTAGCAATGATGGGTTTGGGCATGGCTGGCAGCTTGGTCCTGCAACAGCGTGATGCGTTATTGCGTATTGTTGAATCTGATGAGAAAGCTGATGAGGCGCTGTTGTTGGAGATCGCTGGCGCATTGCTCCATGTCGATGCTTCCTTGGACAACCAAGTCGCCAACTTGGGTGCAGAGACTGATGCGGATGTGGTTCTGGCAAACGCAGAAACACGTCGGACGTTAGATGTTCTGGCGCATGAGGCGATTAGCAATTTTACTGCAGCCCGTGAATGCTTTATTGCTTTCATTGAGAGTAATTGGGACCAAGCGCGCTTGCTTAAGGTCCCAGGTTTGCTCAGCGAAGTTGGCGGTGCGTTGTCAATTCTTGAGTTGTCACAAGCTGCAAGCTATCTGGAGGGTGTACGCCGTTATATCGAGTGTGAGCTAATTACCAAGCGTCGTGTGCCTGCTGCTCGTCAGCTGGACACTCTGGCTGATGCGATGGCCAGTTTGGAATACTACTTAGAAGCGTTGCGTGAGAGACGTCCTGGACGTGAGGACATACTCGAAATCACACGTAACAGTCTGGAAGCACTCTCTTACTGGCCCATCCCTGCTGAAGAGGGGGATAGCGTTGGTTCCCAACAGAGTACAGATGTGCTGACTTTATCTGCTGTGGCTACAGAATCTATGTCACCTAACGAAGCGCTACCAGAACTGACTGTGGTTGAAGATGGAACGGTTACCTTTCAGGAGGCGGTATCAGAATTACTTACATTAGTTGAGCCAGAAAGCGCCGACATCTTCGACGCATCGCTGGGGGAGCCGATGCAGCCCATTGTTACTGATCTATACGAAGGAGATCGACGCAGCGAGTTGCCCACTGAATCCATGCCTGACGATGAGACGGTTATCCAAAGTATACCTACTGTTGTTGCACCGCTATCGTCTGGAGGTTTCGAAGATGATGTTGGGGTGATTATCGACAGTGATATCCGGGATGTATTTCTTGAGGAGCTTGATGAAGAGCAGGGTAATCTACGGCGCTTGCTGACGATCTGGGGTACTGCGCCGGATGACATGGACAGTTTGCGTCAGATCCGTCGTGTGTTTCATACCCTCAAAGGAAGTGGCCGATTGGTTGGGGCTCTCACCTTGGGTCATTTTGCGTGGAAGATCGAGAACCTGATTAATCGTGTCCTGGATGGTTCACGTGCAGCGAGTCCGGCTGTTGTCGCACTGGTCGAACGTGCCTGTGAAGTGGTACTTCCGGAGATGAATGCCGCTTTACGTGGTAAGGCTTCGATCAGCACTGATTTAGAAGCAACTCAGGCGCTGATTGATTTGGTTGCATCAGGTGAGGAGGCGTTCTATACGTCGCCAGATAGCATTGCTGACGACTCAGCCACATTAAAGTTGGTACCTCAGCTGATTGAGGGGGGCGCGCCTTTTTTCGTGGACAGTGTACTGCGTGAAATCCTTGAAGCCGAGATTGCTAACCATTTGGATACTATCAAGGATTGGTTAAATACTGCTGCTGGCCAATCTTACTCAGTCAACGAGTCATTACTACGTGCCGTACACACGTTGAATGGTGCTTTCGCTATGACTAAGATGCCGGAAATTACCCAGGTTATGCAGTCTGCGGAGACTTATATTAAGCGCCTGCTTACTAAGCACCAAAAAGCAAGCGTTGAAGGGGTGGGTGTGTTATCGGCAATGGCAACAGCGATTGCCGATACCTTGACTGCGTTGCGGAGTGATTCACCGCGTATTCCTTCGTTTGTGTCTTTGGTCTCATGCTTGTCTGAATTAGTGACGACAATGCCTGATGGTGGCCAGTCGCAACAGCAGTACTTTGAAAGTGTGGCAGAACAAAACCTTGAAAGTGTCCCGGAGCAAACACAGGATGTGTCGCTAAGTAACGATGTATTGACTGATGTATACGATTTAAGTGTTAACTTGGATGTGCTTGAGCCATTAAGTGCTGTAGTCGAGCCAGAAAAGCATATTGTTGATAGACCTCAGCATGAGGTAGCGCATCAATACAACAATGTGGCCGCATCGACAATGAGTGATGTGGTGGCAGCTGACAGCAACTTAGATGTAGCAGCACATCAATACGACCTTGTTTCTGGTAACGAGTCACCTGCTGATGAACTTGGGTTGCTGGCTTTTGATGAACCAGCTTTTGAGTTGGTCGATCTCTTCGTTGAGGAGAGTAGCGACCTGCTTGACCATTGTGACAATTTATTAGCAAAGCTGCATGAAGCTCCACAAGACCGTGAGTTATTGGTTGGTTTACAACGTGACTTGCATACGCTTAAGGGCGGAGCACGTATGGCTGGGATCAATGCGATTGGTGATCTGGGTCATAGCATTGAATCGATGTTGGAATCAGTCATGGCTGATTACATTATGCTCAATCGTGATGATATGCGCTTGCTGGAATACAGCTTTGATTATTTGCATCAGATGTTGACACAGACGCGCCAACATCGCGTTGTGACAATGCCCAGCGATCTGGTCGCAACTCTCAAAGCACGTACACAGGGTGCTACGCATGATGGCATGTCAAACTTTGGTGAGGTTGCCGAGCTTTCCTTAATTGCTGATGTTTCTTCAAATACTCTTCTTGATAAAGAATCACAGGTTCTTCCAGATACGCCTGCCATACTCCCTCCGCTGTCGTTGCCAATCCCTTTGGAAGGTCAAGACGAGGACAGCTCTCTGGAACGTTTGGTTCAGGAGCAGGTACGCGTACGTGCTGATCTTCTTGATCGCTTGGTCAACCATGCTGGCGAAGTTGCTATCTATCGTTCGCAGTTGGAGCAGCGTTTAAGTGCTTTCCGTAATGCGATGTCTGAGTTGGGTCGTACCAACACGCGTCTGCGCGATCAGTTACGTCGACTTGATTTGGAAACTGAAGCGCAGATTGTAGCGCGTTACCAACACGAAAAAAGCCTAGTTTCACGTGACTTCGATCCATTGGAATTGGACCGTTTTTCCACTTTGCAACAACTCAGTCGTGCGTTAAACGAATCTGCAGCTGATTTGACGGGTCTACAAGGGGTACTCGACGAGCTGGCACGTCAATACGATGGCCTACTTCAGCAGCAATTTCGGGTTAGCTCAGAGTTACAAGATGGGCTGATGCGTGCACGCATGGTGCCTTTCAATAGCATCTTGCCGCGTTTGCGTCGTGTGGTGCGTCAAGCTGAAGCCGATACTAACAAGCATGTGCATTTAGTGCTGGAAGGTACTCACGGTGAGTTGGATCGCAACGTGATAGATCGTATGGTAGCGCCATTAGAACACATGCTGCGCAATGCGGTAGCACACGGTCTTGAGATGCCTGAGAAACGCCGCGCTGCTGGAAAAGCTGATGAGGGTAAGATCACGATTCAGCTGCAACGCGAAGGTTCTGAAATCCTGTTAAAGGTTTCCGACGATGGAGCTGGTTTGGATCGAGATGCGATTCAGCGTCGTGCCAAGCAGCGTGGTTTGATTCCGATAGATGTCAATCTTAGTGATGCAGAGTTGGATGGAATTATTTTCACCTCTGGGTTCACTACTTATGATGAGGTTAATCAGCTTGCTGGTCGTGGCGTTGGTATGGATGTCGTACGTAGCGAAGTGAGTCAGCTCGGTGGTTCGGTTAGCATCAACTCAGTACGCGGTCACGGCGTAACCTTCACTCTGCGTCTACCGCAGACACTAGCTGTGACCCAGGCAGTATTCATTCGGATTGGTCAGAGCACCTTTGCAGTTCCGGTGGCTTCAGTGATTGGTATCGGACGGATTGCACATGAGCGCTACAAATCTGACCATGAAAGCTACCATTACGATGGAGAACAGTACGTATTGTATGACCTAGGTTTCCTGATTGGGCAGCCTGGAATTCATGCTGATCGCCAACAGGTGCCATTATTATTGGTGCGCACTGGTGATTTGCGCGTTGCAGTAGCAGTCGACGAGGTGCTTGGCAATCGGGAAATTGTGGTCAAACCGGTTGGATTGCAGATCGCTTCGGTACCAGGGATCTATGGAGCTACGATCACTGGTGATGGTTGTGTGATTGTTATTCTGGATTTAGCGCCTTTGGTGCGTCGCTATTTAAATCAGCCGATACATTTGGAGGTTGAAGAAGCACCGGTTACTCAGTCTCAGATGCCATTGGTCATGGTAGTCGATGATTCGCTCACCATGCGTAAGGTAACTAGCCGCGTATTGGAACGCCATAACTTCAGTGTTAGCGTTGCTCGCGATGGTATTGAAGCACTGGAACTGCTTGAAGAACGCATCCCAGACTTGATGTTGTTGGACATTGAGATGCCACGCATGGATGGTTACGAACTAGTCGCTGCTATGCGCGCTGATGATCGCTTCAAGAGTATACCTATTCTAATGATTACCTCTCGCAGCGGTGACAAACATCGTCAACGTGCCTTTGAAATTGGTGTGCAGCGCTATCTTGGGAAACCTTACCAAGAATTTGATTTGATGAAAAATGTATATGATTTATTAGGGGTTGTTCGTGTCCGAGAATGA